In Synechocystis sp. PCC 6714, the following are encoded in one genomic region:
- the rpsE gene encoding 30S ribosomal protein S5 yields MAKRRKTSREKKEDTNWQERVIQIRRVSKVVKGGKKLSFRAIVVVGNETGQVGVGVGKAGDVIGAVRKGVADGKKQLIEVPLTKSNSITHITNGVSGGAKVVVRPAAPGTGVIAGGAVRTVLELAGVKNILAKQLGSNNPLNNARAAINALETLRTFSEVAEERGVSVEHLYT; encoded by the coding sequence ATGGCAAAGCGTCGTAAAACCAGCCGAGAAAAAAAAGAAGACACCAACTGGCAAGAACGGGTTATTCAAATCCGTCGGGTCAGTAAAGTGGTCAAAGGCGGTAAGAAACTTAGCTTCCGGGCGATCGTGGTAGTCGGTAACGAAACCGGTCAGGTCGGCGTGGGGGTAGGTAAAGCTGGAGACGTAATCGGTGCCGTCCGTAAAGGGGTGGCCGATGGCAAAAAACAACTGATTGAAGTGCCCTTAACTAAATCCAACTCCATTACCCACATCACCAATGGGGTATCCGGAGGAGCCAAAGTGGTGGTTCGTCCCGCCGCTCCCGGTACTGGGGTAATTGCCGGTGGTGCTGTCCGTACAGTGCTTGAACTAGCCGGGGTTAAGAATATTTTGGCCAAACAACTTGGCTCCAATAACCCCCTCAACAATGCCCGGGCCGCCATCAATGCCCTGGAAACTTTGCGTACTTTTTCGGAAGTAGCGGAAGAACGGGGAGTTTCCGTCGAGCATCTTTACACTTAA
- the rpsH gene encoding 30S ribosomal protein S8 — translation MASTDTISDMLTRIRNACAVRHSTTQVPTTKMTLSIAKVLKSEGFIEDYAETGEGINKMLVLTLKYKGKTRQPLINTLQRVSKPGLRVYSPSKKIPRVLGGIGIAIVSTSHGIMTDREARRQGIGGEILCYIW, via the coding sequence ATGGCTTCAACAGACACAATTTCCGACATGCTCACCCGCATCCGCAATGCCTGTGCGGTGAGACATAGCACTACCCAGGTGCCCACCACCAAAATGACCCTGAGCATTGCCAAAGTGCTCAAGAGTGAAGGGTTCATTGAGGACTACGCTGAAACCGGCGAAGGCATTAACAAAATGTTAGTGCTCACCCTCAAGTACAAAGGCAAAACCCGTCAGCCTTTGATTAACACCCTCCAACGGGTCAGTAAGCCTGGTTTGCGGGTTTACTCCCCCTCCAAAAAAATTCCCCGGGTATTGGGGGGCATCGGCATTGCCATCGTTTCCACTTCCCACGGCATTATGACCGACCGGGAAGCCCGTCGTCAGGGTATTGGCGGCGAAATCCTTTGTTACATTTGGTAG
- the secY gene encoding preprotein translocase subunit SecY — MVVSRDKAPSAQETFLQMAQAAGLRGRLLITIGLLILVRVGIFIPVPDIDRQAFSQAINDNSVIGFLNIFTGGGLSTVGIFALGILPYINASIIMQLLTAAIPALEDLQKNEGEAGRRKISQYSRYIAFGWCIIQGLGLTVGLLRPYANDYGPLFIFQTVLAITAGSMFVMWISELITERGIGNGASLLIFVNIVATLPQTLGQTIEYAQSGGRQSITAVVLLMLVFLVMIVGIVFVQEGTRRIPIISARRQVGKKLYRERTSYLPLRLNQGGVMPIIFASAVLILPSSLAGFATGNEGLGGFGEILIQISNALRPGTWIYTVVYSLMIFFFSYFYASLIVNPEDVSKNLKKMGSSIPGIRPGKKTEQYLEGVLNRLTFLGAIFLSFVATLPIFVEQATGVTTFQGLGATSLLILVGVAIDTAKQIQTYVISQRYEGMIKQP, encoded by the coding sequence ATGGTCGTAAGTCGAGATAAAGCCCCCTCTGCCCAGGAAACCTTCCTGCAGATGGCCCAAGCGGCTGGCCTTCGTGGTCGGCTGCTTATTACTATTGGGCTACTAATTCTAGTCCGAGTGGGAATTTTTATCCCGGTTCCGGACATTGATCGCCAGGCTTTTAGTCAGGCCATCAACGATAACTCTGTTATTGGCTTTTTAAATATTTTTACTGGGGGTGGTCTATCCACCGTGGGTATTTTCGCCCTGGGGATTCTGCCCTACATCAATGCTTCCATCATCATGCAGTTGCTGACGGCGGCAATTCCGGCGCTGGAAGATTTACAAAAAAATGAAGGGGAGGCAGGACGGCGGAAAATTTCCCAATACAGCCGTTACATCGCCTTTGGTTGGTGCATTATCCAGGGCTTGGGTCTAACTGTTGGTTTACTGCGGCCCTACGCCAATGATTATGGTCCCCTATTTATTTTTCAAACGGTTTTGGCCATCACCGCCGGCTCCATGTTTGTAATGTGGATTTCCGAGTTGATCACAGAACGAGGTATTGGCAACGGCGCTTCCCTGTTGATTTTCGTCAACATTGTGGCCACTCTGCCCCAAACCCTCGGCCAAACCATAGAATATGCCCAATCGGGGGGCAGACAGTCCATCACAGCGGTGGTGCTGTTGATGCTAGTTTTCCTCGTCATGATTGTGGGGATTGTTTTTGTTCAGGAAGGTACCCGTCGGATTCCGATTATTTCCGCCCGTCGTCAGGTGGGGAAAAAGCTCTATCGGGAACGCACCAGTTATCTACCCCTGCGCTTGAACCAAGGGGGGGTAATGCCGATCATTTTTGCCTCCGCAGTGCTGATTTTGCCCTCTTCCTTGGCAGGATTTGCCACGGGCAATGAGGGATTGGGGGGATTTGGGGAAATCTTAATCCAAATTTCCAATGCCCTGCGTCCTGGCACTTGGATCTACACAGTGGTTTATTCCCTGATGATCTTCTTTTTTAGTTATTTCTACGCCAGCCTGATTGTTAATCCGGAGGACGTATCGAAAAACTTGAAAAAGATGGGCTCTAGTATTCCTGGCATTCGTCCCGGCAAAAAAACAGAGCAATATCTGGAAGGGGTGCTCAATCGTCTCACTTTTCTGGGGGCAATTTTCCTCAGCTTTGTGGCCACTCTGCCTATCTTTGTGGAACAGGCCACCGGGGTGACCACTTTCCAAGGTTTGGGGGCCACATCCCTGCTGATTTTGGTGGGGGTAGCCATTGACACGGCAAAGCAGATCCAAACCTATGTTATTTCCCAACGCTATGAAGGAATGATTAAACAACCCTAA
- the rplX gene encoding 50S ribosomal protein L24: MTKTKQAPRRVKMHVKKGDTIQVISGKDKGKVGEVLRTIPSQSQVVVKGVNIRTKHVKPRQEGESGQISSYEAPIHSSKVMLYSTKEKIASRICYTVTDDGRKVRMLKKTGEIID; the protein is encoded by the coding sequence ATGACTAAAACCAAACAAGCTCCCCGCCGGGTGAAGATGCACGTCAAAAAAGGTGACACCATCCAAGTAATTTCCGGCAAGGATAAGGGCAAAGTGGGAGAAGTCCTGCGTACCATTCCTAGCCAAAGTCAGGTGGTGGTCAAAGGGGTAAATATCCGCACCAAACATGTTAAACCTCGCCAGGAAGGGGAATCTGGGCAAATTAGTAGTTATGAAGCTCCCATCCATAGCTCTAAAGTAATGCTCTATTCCACCAAGGAAAAAATTGCCAGTCGCATTTGCTACACCGTCACCGACGATGGCCGTAAAGTGCGGATGCTGAAAAAAACAGGCGAAATCATCGACTAA
- the rplD gene encoding 50S ribosomal protein L4 encodes MVDCIVKNWQGEEVGNASLTLKVAKEENAAHIVHRALVRQQNNARQGNASAKTRAEVRGGGRKPWKQKGTGRARAGSIRSPLWRGGGVIFGPKPRDYSQKMNRKERRLALRTAISSRAEHMVVVEAFGDQFSQPKTKELATALTRWGAKPEKRVLLVLDEIPENVFLSGRNIPYLKILRADNLNIYDVLVADTIVATATALEKIQEVYGE; translated from the coding sequence ATGGTTGATTGTATTGTAAAAAACTGGCAGGGGGAAGAAGTGGGCAATGCCTCTCTGACTCTCAAGGTTGCTAAGGAAGAAAATGCGGCCCACATTGTCCACCGGGCCCTGGTGCGGCAACAAAATAATGCTCGCCAAGGTAACGCCTCCGCTAAAACCCGAGCTGAAGTGCGGGGGGGCGGCCGCAAACCCTGGAAACAAAAAGGTACTGGTCGGGCCCGAGCTGGTTCGATCCGTTCTCCTCTCTGGCGGGGTGGTGGTGTGATCTTTGGACCCAAACCCCGGGATTACAGCCAAAAAATGAACCGCAAGGAACGTCGTTTGGCTCTGAGGACGGCGATCTCCTCCCGAGCAGAACATATGGTGGTAGTGGAAGCATTTGGCGATCAGTTCAGCCAACCCAAAACCAAAGAGTTGGCCACGGCATTGACTCGCTGGGGTGCAAAACCGGAAAAACGGGTGTTGCTGGTCCTTGACGAAATTCCAGAAAATGTCTTTCTCTCTGGGCGCAACATTCCCTATTTGAAAATTTTACGGGCAGATAACCTCAATATCTACGACGTTCTCGTTGCAGACACCATTGTGGCCACCGCCACTGCCCTCGAGAAAATCCAGGAGGTTTACGGTGAGTAA
- the rplP gene encoding 50S ribosomal protein L16, with amino-acid sequence MLSPRRTKFRKQQRGRMRGLAERGSTLNFGDFALQATEPCWITSRQIEAARRAMTRYIRRGGKIWIRIFPDKPVTMRPAETRMGSGKGSPEYWVAVVKPGRVMFELAGVSEEVAREAMRLAAQKLPIKTKFITRQEDYI; translated from the coding sequence ATGTTAAGTCCTAGAAGAACAAAATTCCGTAAACAGCAACGGGGTAGGATGCGGGGTCTAGCGGAGCGGGGCAGCACCCTCAACTTCGGTGATTTCGCCCTCCAGGCCACCGAGCCCTGTTGGATTACCTCCCGGCAAATCGAAGCCGCCCGTCGAGCCATGACCCGTTATATCCGGCGGGGTGGGAAAATCTGGATTCGTATTTTTCCCGACAAACCTGTCACCATGCGACCCGCTGAAACCCGGATGGGTTCTGGTAAGGGCTCCCCAGAATATTGGGTAGCGGTGGTTAAGCCCGGCCGCGTCATGTTTGAACTGGCTGGAGTATCAGAGGAAGTGGCTCGGGAAGCCATGCGCCTCGCCGCCCAGAAATTGCCCATTAAGACTAAATTTATTACCCGTCAGGAGGATTACATTTAA
- the rplE gene encoding 50S ribosomal protein L5 yields the protein MTQRLKTLYQQTILPKLQEEFGYKNIHQVPKLIKVTVNRGLGEASQNAKALESSLAELATITGQKPVVTRARKAIAGFKIREGMPVGVMVTLRSERMYAFLDRLINLALPRIRDFRGISPNSFDGRGNYSLGIREQLIFPEIDYDTIDQIRGMDVSIITSAQTDEEGRALLKALGMPFRS from the coding sequence ATGACTCAACGACTCAAGACCCTTTACCAACAAACTATTCTTCCTAAGTTACAGGAGGAGTTTGGTTATAAAAATATTCACCAAGTACCCAAGTTAATTAAGGTAACGGTTAACCGAGGACTGGGGGAAGCTTCCCAAAATGCCAAGGCTTTGGAGTCTTCCTTGGCCGAATTGGCCACCATTACGGGGCAAAAACCGGTGGTGACAAGGGCCCGCAAGGCGATCGCCGGTTTTAAAATCCGGGAAGGTATGCCAGTCGGGGTAATGGTTACCCTCCGCTCCGAGCGCATGTATGCCTTTTTGGATCGTTTAATTAACTTGGCTCTACCCCGCATTCGGGACTTCCGAGGCATTAGTCCCAACAGCTTTGATGGCCGGGGTAACTATAGCTTGGGTATTCGCGAACAATTAATTTTCCCCGAAATTGACTACGACACCATCGATCAAATCCGGGGTATGGACGTTTCCATCATCACCAGCGCCCAAACCGACGAAGAAGGTCGTGCATTGCTCAAAGCCTTGGGCATGCCCTTTAGAAGTTAA
- the rpmC gene encoding 50S ribosomal protein L29, whose protein sequence is MALPNIADARKLGDEELATEILATKQRLFQLRFQQATRRPENPHEFKHARHRLAQLLTVERERQIENSPSEEA, encoded by the coding sequence ATGGCTCTTCCCAACATTGCGGACGCAAGGAAACTCGGCGACGAAGAATTGGCCACTGAAATTCTGGCTACCAAGCAAAGATTATTCCAACTTCGGTTCCAACAGGCCACCCGTCGTCCCGAAAATCCCCATGAATTTAAACATGCCCGCCACCGCTTAGCCCAACTATTGACGGTGGAAAGGGAACGACAAATTGAGAATAGTCCTTCTGAGGAGGCATAG
- the rplF gene encoding 50S ribosomal protein L6, which translates to MSRIGKRPISLPAKVSVDIQGSHLSVKGPKGSLERQLPEKVIVAQEGETITVTRQDESRTARERHGLVRTLVANMVDGVAQGFERRLEIQGVGYRAQAQGNKLTLNVGYSKPVEMTMPQGIEVKVENNTQVIVSGIDKELLGDTAAKIRAVRPPEPYKGKGIRYQGEYVRRKAGKTGKK; encoded by the coding sequence ATGTCCCGTATCGGAAAACGCCCCATTTCCCTCCCTGCGAAGGTTAGCGTAGATATCCAAGGCAGCCACCTGAGTGTTAAAGGCCCTAAGGGGTCTTTGGAAAGACAGTTACCAGAAAAGGTAATTGTGGCCCAGGAAGGGGAAACCATCACAGTCACCCGCCAGGATGAGTCCCGCACAGCCCGGGAACGCCACGGCCTGGTCCGCACCCTCGTCGCCAATATGGTGGATGGGGTAGCCCAGGGTTTTGAACGTCGTCTGGAAATCCAAGGAGTGGGCTATCGGGCCCAAGCCCAGGGCAATAAATTAACCCTCAACGTCGGCTACAGTAAGCCGGTGGAAATGACTATGCCCCAGGGCATTGAAGTCAAAGTTGAAAATAACACCCAGGTGATTGTCTCTGGTATTGACAAGGAACTCTTGGGTGATACAGCGGCCAAAATCCGGGCTGTGCGGCCTCCAGAACCCTACAAAGGTAAGGGTATCCGCTACCAAGGTGAATATGTCCGTCGTAAAGCTGGTAAGACAGGGAAGAAATAA
- the rpsQ gene encoding 30S ribosomal protein S17: protein MAIKERVGIVVSNKMDKTVVVAVESRSPHPKYGKIVVKTKKFKAHDEENQCQEGDKVRIQETRPLSKTKRWQVINIMSHSS from the coding sequence ATGGCGATCAAAGAACGTGTGGGCATTGTGGTCAGTAACAAAATGGATAAAACCGTGGTTGTTGCTGTGGAAAGCCGTTCTCCCCACCCCAAGTACGGCAAGATTGTCGTCAAAACCAAGAAGTTCAAAGCTCACGACGAAGAAAACCAGTGTCAAGAAGGGGACAAGGTTCGTATCCAAGAAACCCGCCCTCTGAGTAAAACCAAACGCTGGCAAGTAATCAACATTATGAGCCATTCATCCTAG
- the rplO gene encoding 50S ribosomal protein L15 produces MNLSELSPKDGAKKRRRRVGRGIAAGQGASCGFGMRGQKSRSGTGTKAGFEGGQMPLYRRLPKLKHFPLYNPKHFTVVNVGKLAGLAPNTVVTLESLMEAGIVTSNDGPLKVLGNGELAVALTVHAPCTKAAQAKIEAAGGSVVAQA; encoded by the coding sequence ATGAATTTGAGCGAACTCTCTCCCAAAGACGGTGCGAAGAAACGCCGTCGCCGTGTTGGTCGGGGTATTGCGGCAGGGCAAGGCGCTAGCTGTGGTTTTGGTATGCGGGGACAAAAATCCCGTTCCGGCACCGGCACTAAAGCAGGCTTTGAAGGGGGGCAAATGCCCCTCTACCGTCGTCTGCCTAAGTTAAAGCATTTTCCCCTCTATAATCCGAAGCATTTTACGGTGGTCAACGTTGGTAAGCTAGCCGGCTTAGCTCCCAACACAGTGGTCACCCTGGAAAGCCTAATGGAAGCGGGCATTGTCACCAGCAATGACGGCCCCTTGAAAGTTTTGGGCAACGGAGAATTAGCCGTCGCCCTGACCGTCCATGCCCCCTGTACCAAGGCAGCCCAAGCCAAAATTGAAGCGGCCGGCGGCAGTGTGGTGGCTCAGGCTTAA
- the rplN gene encoding 50S ribosomal protein L14, translating into MIQQQTYLNVADNSGARKLMCLRVLGTGNCTYGGIGDQIIAVVKDALPNMPIKKSDVVRAVIVRTKQPLRRASGMSIRFDDNAAVIINAEGNPRGTRVFGPVARELRDKNFTKIVSLAPEVL; encoded by the coding sequence GTGATTCAACAACAAACCTATCTCAACGTCGCGGACAACAGTGGGGCTCGTAAGCTCATGTGTCTGCGGGTTCTGGGCACGGGCAACTGCACCTATGGTGGCATTGGCGACCAAATTATTGCCGTGGTGAAAGATGCTCTTCCCAATATGCCCATTAAAAAGTCCGACGTGGTGCGAGCAGTGATTGTCAGAACCAAACAGCCCCTACGCCGGGCTAGTGGTATGAGTATCCGCTTTGATGACAATGCCGCTGTGATTATCAACGCCGAGGGTAATCCCCGGGGTACCAGGGTGTTTGGCCCCGTGGCCCGGGAACTACGGGACAAAAACTTTACCAAAATTGTTTCTTTGGCTCCGGAGGTACTCTAG
- the rplC gene encoding 50S ribosomal protein L3, whose amino-acid sequence MSIGILGTKLGMTQIFDQESGISIPVTVVQAGPCPVTQVKTQDTDGYNAIQVGFLSVKEKALSKPELGHLKKSDTDPVRHLKEYRLTEAPSLQPGDAVTADIFQAGDLVDVAGQSMGRGFAGYQKRHNFRRGNMTHGSKNHRLPGSTGAGTTPGRVYPGKRMAGQYGASQVTVRRLTVVRVDAERNLLIIKGALPGKPGTLLNITPAKTVGRG is encoded by the coding sequence GTGTCTATCGGTATTTTAGGAACAAAGCTGGGCATGACCCAGATATTTGATCAAGAAAGCGGCATTTCCATTCCTGTGACAGTGGTCCAAGCGGGTCCCTGTCCGGTCACCCAGGTGAAAACCCAAGACACCGACGGCTATAACGCCATTCAAGTCGGTTTCTTGTCTGTTAAAGAAAAGGCGTTGTCCAAGCCTGAGCTGGGACATTTGAAGAAATCTGACACTGACCCCGTGCGCCATCTGAAGGAGTACCGTTTGACGGAAGCTCCCAGCCTACAGCCGGGGGATGCGGTCACAGCGGATATTTTCCAAGCTGGAGATCTAGTGGACGTAGCTGGCCAGAGTATGGGTCGGGGTTTTGCTGGTTACCAAAAGCGCCACAACTTCCGACGGGGTAACATGACCCACGGTTCCAAAAACCACCGTTTGCCCGGTTCCACAGGAGCAGGCACTACCCCCGGTCGAGTTTACCCCGGTAAAAGGATGGCGGGACAGTATGGGGCATCCCAGGTTACGGTACGCCGTTTGACAGTGGTGCGGGTAGATGCGGAGCGGAACCTGCTGATCATTAAAGGAGCCTTACCCGGTAAGCCCGGTACTTTGTTGAACATCACTCCTGCGAAAACCGTTGGTCGGGGCTAG
- a CDS encoding 50S ribosomal protein L23 codes for MSKVIDQRRLADLIIKPIVTEKATLQLEDNKYVFDVRPEATKPEIKAAIELLFDVKVTGVNTARMPRKQKRVGRFMGFKAQVKRAVVTLKEGDSIQLFPDV; via the coding sequence GTGAGTAAGGTAATTGATCAGCGTCGTTTGGCGGACTTAATTATTAAACCGATTGTGACGGAAAAGGCCACATTACAACTCGAAGACAACAAATATGTCTTTGACGTGCGCCCCGAAGCCACCAAACCGGAAATCAAGGCGGCGATCGAACTGCTGTTTGACGTCAAAGTAACGGGGGTAAACACTGCCCGCATGCCCCGTAAACAAAAACGGGTTGGTCGTTTCATGGGTTTTAAAGCCCAGGTAAAACGGGCCGTTGTCACCCTCAAGGAAGGGGACAGCATCCAACTCTTCCCTGACGTGTAA
- the rplV gene encoding 50S ribosomal protein L22, with translation MRKLDTTAEVKAIARYVRMSPLKVRRVLDQIRGRSYREALIILEFMPYKACEPVLKVLRSAVANAEHNEGLEPADLVVSQAFADGGPSLRRFRPRAQGRAYQIRKPTCHITVAVAPALADN, from the coding sequence ATGAGAAAACTTGATACGACGGCCGAGGTCAAGGCGATCGCCCGTTACGTGCGGATGTCTCCCCTAAAAGTGCGCCGGGTGCTGGATCAAATCCGGGGGCGCTCCTATCGGGAAGCTCTGATAATTCTGGAATTTATGCCCTATAAAGCCTGCGAACCAGTGCTCAAAGTACTGCGTTCCGCTGTGGCCAACGCTGAGCATAACGAAGGTTTGGAACCCGCGGATCTAGTTGTTAGCCAGGCCTTTGCCGATGGAGGCCCCAGTTTGCGGCGTTTTCGCCCCAGGGCCCAGGGCCGTGCCTACCAAATTCGCAAGCCCACTTGCCATATTACTGTCGCCGTTGCCCCGGCCTTGGCAGATAACTAA
- the rplR gene encoding 50S ribosomal protein L18: MKSTRKSATQRRHRRLRRHLSGTSERPRLAVFRSNDHIYAQVIDDVAQHTLAAASTLDPDLKKSLSSTATQEASAEVGKLVAQRAIAKGINQVVFDRGGKLYHGRVKALAEAAREAGLNF, translated from the coding sequence ATGAAAAGCACTCGTAAATCTGCTACCCAACGTCGTCACCGTCGTCTGCGTCGCCATTTATCCGGTACCAGCGAACGGCCACGTTTGGCGGTTTTTCGGTCCAATGACCATATCTATGCCCAGGTCATCGATGATGTGGCCCAGCACACCCTAGCAGCGGCCTCCACCCTCGATCCAGATCTGAAAAAGTCCCTCAGCTCCACCGCCACCCAGGAAGCCTCGGCGGAAGTGGGTAAACTGGTGGCCCAACGGGCGATCGCCAAGGGCATTAACCAGGTAGTTTTTGACCGGGGTGGTAAGTTGTATCACGGACGGGTAAAAGCTCTGGCGGAGGCGGCCAGGGAAGCCGGTCTCAATTTCTAA
- a CDS encoding Dps family protein yields MTSINIGIPEADRTKIAESLKKLLADTYTLYLQTHNFHWNVTGPQFRELHLMFEEQYTELATAVDDIAERIRSLDVIAPGTYKEFGQLSSVKEVDGIPPSKEMVDILTKGHETIVQSCRNVLKCSQPADDESTTALASDRMRVHEKTAWMLRAMNK; encoded by the coding sequence ATGACATCGATTAATATCGGCATTCCTGAGGCAGACCGCACCAAAATTGCCGAGTCCCTCAAAAAACTATTGGCGGACACCTACACCCTTTATCTGCAAACCCATAATTTCCATTGGAATGTTACTGGCCCCCAGTTTCGGGAACTGCATCTCATGTTTGAGGAGCAATACACTGAGCTAGCCACTGCTGTTGACGACATTGCCGAGCGGATCCGTAGTTTGGATGTAATTGCCCCCGGCACCTACAAAGAATTTGGCCAACTCAGCTCTGTCAAGGAAGTGGATGGTATTCCCCCGAGTAAGGAGATGGTGGATATTTTGACCAAAGGCCACGAAACCATTGTTCAATCCTGCCGCAACGTACTGAAGTGCTCCCAGCCTGCTGACGATGAATCTACCACAGCCCTAGCCTCGGACCGGATGCGGGTTCACGAGAAAACGGCCTGGATGCTACGGGCCATGAACAAATAA
- the rpsS gene encoding 30S ribosomal protein S19 — MGRSLKKGPFVAASLLRKIDKLNDKGDKQVVKTWSRASTILPQMVGHTIAVHNGRQHVPVFVSEQMVGHKLGEFAPTRTFRSHSKSDKKARK; from the coding sequence ATGGGTCGTTCACTGAAAAAAGGTCCTTTTGTGGCTGCTTCCCTGCTCCGCAAAATTGACAAACTCAATGACAAGGGAGATAAGCAGGTGGTTAAAACCTGGTCCCGGGCTTCGACTATTCTTCCCCAAATGGTGGGTCATACCATCGCCGTCCATAACGGTCGTCAACATGTGCCTGTATTTGTTTCCGAGCAAATGGTCGGCCACAAGTTGGGGGAATTTGCGCCGACTCGCACCTTCCGCAGTCATTCTAAAAGCGACAAAAAAGCGCGTAAGTAA
- the rplB gene encoding 50S ribosomal protein L2, with translation MGIRNYRPMTPGTRQASVSDFTEITKSKPEKSLTTNRHDQKGRNNRGVITSRHRGGGHKRLYRIIDFKRNKQNIPARVAAIEYDPNRNARIALLFYTDGEKRYILAPAGLQVGMTVIAGEEAPFEIGNTLPLSRIPLGSEVHNVELVAGRGGQMVRSAGAFAQVVAKEGDYVTIKLPSKEVRMVRKECVATLGRVSNAEFRNLKLGKAGRKRHLGRRPHVRGSVMNPCDHPHGGGEGRAPIGRSGPVSPWGKPALGAKTRNKKKRSSALIVRRRTK, from the coding sequence ATGGGTATTCGTAATTATCGGCCAATGACCCCAGGAACTCGGCAGGCAAGTGTCTCCGATTTCACTGAAATTACCAAGAGTAAGCCGGAGAAGTCATTAACCACTAACCGCCATGACCAAAAAGGTCGTAACAACCGGGGGGTGATCACCAGTCGTCACCGGGGGGGAGGCCACAAGCGTCTTTACCGGATTATCGACTTCAAACGCAACAAGCAAAACATTCCGGCCCGGGTGGCGGCGATTGAATACGATCCCAACCGCAACGCCCGCATCGCCCTGTTGTTCTACACCGATGGGGAAAAGCGTTATATTCTTGCCCCCGCTGGACTACAGGTGGGCATGACCGTCATCGCTGGGGAAGAAGCCCCCTTTGAAATTGGCAACACCTTACCCCTGAGCCGTATTCCCCTTGGTAGTGAAGTACACAACGTGGAATTAGTAGCAGGTCGGGGCGGCCAAATGGTGCGTTCTGCCGGAGCTTTCGCCCAGGTGGTGGCCAAAGAAGGAGACTACGTGACCATTAAACTGCCTTCCAAGGAAGTACGTATGGTTCGTAAAGAGTGTGTAGCTACCCTGGGTCGAGTTAGCAACGCCGAATTTCGTAACCTCAAACTAGGAAAGGCCGGTCGTAAGCGTCACTTAGGTCGCCGTCCCCATGTCCGGGGTAGTGTGATGAACCCCTGTGATCACCCCCATGGTGGTGGTGAGGGCCGGGCTCCCATCGGTCGTTCCGGTCCTGTGTCTCCCTGGGGTAAACCGGCTTTGGGTGCTAAGACTCGCAACAAAAAGAAACGCAGTAGCGCTCTGATTGTCCGCCGTCGTACCAAATAA
- the rpsC gene encoding 30S ribosomal protein S3, producing MGQKIHPVGFRLGITKDHKSCWYADPKRYPELLQEDHKIRQYIEKTLNNAGISDIRIERKAEQIELGIHTARPGVVVGRGGSGIEQLREGLQKLLGSARQIRVNVIEVPNADADAALMAEYIGQQLERRVSFRRVVRQALQRAERAEVKGIKIQVSGRLNGAEIARTEWVREGRVPLHTLRADIDYAYRTALTTYGILGIKVWIFKGEVIPGQEATIVAPPSQPRRKSRRQQFDDRSQDG from the coding sequence ATGGGACAAAAAATACATCCAGTTGGCTTCCGCCTCGGTATTACCAAAGACCACAAATCCTGTTGGTATGCCGATCCCAAGCGCTACCCGGAGCTTTTACAGGAAGACCATAAAATTCGCCAATATATTGAGAAGACCCTCAACAATGCCGGTATTTCCGATATCCGCATTGAGCGTAAAGCTGAACAGATTGAGTTGGGCATCCACACCGCTCGCCCTGGGGTTGTGGTGGGTCGGGGAGGCTCTGGTATCGAACAACTACGGGAAGGTTTACAGAAACTGCTGGGTTCAGCCCGCCAGATTCGAGTCAATGTTATCGAAGTACCCAATGCCGATGCTGATGCTGCTCTAATGGCCGAGTACATCGGTCAACAGTTAGAACGTCGGGTTTCCTTCCGGCGCGTCGTGCGCCAAGCCCTACAACGGGCGGAACGGGCCGAAGTTAAAGGCATCAAAATTCAGGTTAGCGGTCGTCTCAACGGGGCAGAAATTGCCCGGACGGAATGGGTACGGGAAGGCCGGGTGCCTCTCCACACTCTGCGGGCGGATATTGATTACGCCTACCGCACTGCTCTGACCACCTACGGCATTTTAGGTATTAAAGTCTGGATTTTTAAAGGGGAAGTTATCCCTGGACAGGAAGCCACCATCGTTGCTCCCCCCAGCCAACCCCGTCGTAAATCCCGTCGACAACAGTTCGATGACCGTTCCCAGGACGGTTAA